The following are encoded in a window of Callithrix jacchus isolate 240 chromosome 9, calJac240_pri, whole genome shotgun sequence genomic DNA:
- the DTX3 gene encoding putative E3 ubiquitin-protein ligase DTX3 isoform X1 — MPILSSSGSKMAACGGTCKNKVTVSKPVWDFLSKETPARLARLREEHRVSILIDGETSDIYVLQLSPQGPPPAPPNGLYLARKALKGLLKEAEKELKKAQRQGELMGCLALGGGGEHPEMHRPGPPPLRAAPLLPPGARGLPPPPPPLPPPLPPRLREEAEEQESTCPICLGEIQNAKTLEKCRHSFCEGCITRALQVKKACPMCGRFYGQLVGNQPQNGRMLVSKDATLLLPSYEKYGTIVIQYVFPPGVQGAEHPNPGVRYPGTTRVAYLPDCPEGNKVLTLFRKAFDQRLTFTIGTSMTTGRPNVITWNDIHHKTSCTGGPQLFGYPDPTYLTRVQEELRAKGITDD; from the exons AATGGCAGCCTGTGGAGGCACCTGCAAGAACAAAGTGACTGTCTCCAAGCCTGTGTGGGACTTCCTGAGCAAGGAGACCCCAGCCCGGCTGGCCCGGCTTCGGGAGGAGCACCGTGTGTCCATCCTTATAGATGGCGAGACTTCTGACATCTATGTTCTCCAGCTTTCCCCACAGGGCCCTCCCCCGGCCCCTCCCAATGGGCTCTACCTAGCCCGGAAGGCTCTCAAGGGGCTGctaaaagaggcagagaaagagctgAAGAAAGCTCAGAGGCAGGGGGAGCTGATGGGCTGCCTGGCtctggggggtggaggggagcaCCCTGAGATGCACCGCCCAGGCCCACCCCCTCTCCGAGCAGCCCCACTTCTGCCCCCAGGGGCTCGGGggctcccccctcctcctcccccactgcccccacctcttcctcctcgcCTTCGGGAGGAGGCAGAAGAGCAGGAGAGCACCTGCCCCATCTGTCTGGGGGAGATCCAGAACGCCAAGACATTGGAGAAGTGCCGGCATTCATTCTGCGAGGGCTGCATCACCCGGGCTCTGCAGGTGAAAAAAGCCTGCCCCATGTGTGGCCGCTTCTATGGGCAGCTGGTGGGCAACCAGCCCCAGAATGGGCGGATGCTGGTCTCTAAGGACGCCACCCTCCTACTGCCCAGCTACGAGAAGTACGGCACCATCGTCATCCAGTACGTCTTCCCGCCCGGTGTCCAAGGG GCTGAACACCCAAACCCAGGAGTTCGGTATCCTGGCACCACACGGGTGGCCTACCTCCCGGACTGCCCTGAGGGCAACAAGGTGCTGACCCTGTTCCGCAAGGCGTTTGACCAGCGTCTCACCTTCACTATCGGCACATCCATGACCACAGGGAGACCGAATGTCATCACCTGGAACGACATCCACCACAAGACCAGCTGCACAGGGGGACCCCAGCT GTTTGGGTACCCGGACCCCACCTACCTGACCCGGGTGCAAGAGGAGCTGAGAGCCAAGGGTATCACAGATGACTGA
- the DTX3 gene encoding putative E3 ubiquitin-protein ligase DTX3 isoform X2, translating into MSFVLSRMAACGGTCKNKVTVSKPVWDFLSKETPARLARLREEHRVSILIDGETSDIYVLQLSPQGPPPAPPNGLYLARKALKGLLKEAEKELKKAQRQGELMGCLALGGGGEHPEMHRPGPPPLRAAPLLPPGARGLPPPPPPLPPPLPPRLREEAEEQESTCPICLGEIQNAKTLEKCRHSFCEGCITRALQVKKACPMCGRFYGQLVGNQPQNGRMLVSKDATLLLPSYEKYGTIVIQYVFPPGVQGAEHPNPGVRYPGTTRVAYLPDCPEGNKVLTLFRKAFDQRLTFTIGTSMTTGRPNVITWNDIHHKTSCTGGPQLFGYPDPTYLTRVQEELRAKGITDD; encoded by the exons TGTCGTTCGTCCTGTCCAGAATGGCAGCCTGTGGAGGCACCTGCAAGAACAAAGTGACTGTCTCCAAGCCTGTGTGGGACTTCCTGAGCAAGGAGACCCCAGCCCGGCTGGCCCGGCTTCGGGAGGAGCACCGTGTGTCCATCCTTATAGATGGCGAGACTTCTGACATCTATGTTCTCCAGCTTTCCCCACAGGGCCCTCCCCCGGCCCCTCCCAATGGGCTCTACCTAGCCCGGAAGGCTCTCAAGGGGCTGctaaaagaggcagagaaagagctgAAGAAAGCTCAGAGGCAGGGGGAGCTGATGGGCTGCCTGGCtctggggggtggaggggagcaCCCTGAGATGCACCGCCCAGGCCCACCCCCTCTCCGAGCAGCCCCACTTCTGCCCCCAGGGGCTCGGGggctcccccctcctcctcccccactgcccccacctcttcctcctcgcCTTCGGGAGGAGGCAGAAGAGCAGGAGAGCACCTGCCCCATCTGTCTGGGGGAGATCCAGAACGCCAAGACATTGGAGAAGTGCCGGCATTCATTCTGCGAGGGCTGCATCACCCGGGCTCTGCAGGTGAAAAAAGCCTGCCCCATGTGTGGCCGCTTCTATGGGCAGCTGGTGGGCAACCAGCCCCAGAATGGGCGGATGCTGGTCTCTAAGGACGCCACCCTCCTACTGCCCAGCTACGAGAAGTACGGCACCATCGTCATCCAGTACGTCTTCCCGCCCGGTGTCCAAGGG GCTGAACACCCAAACCCAGGAGTTCGGTATCCTGGCACCACACGGGTGGCCTACCTCCCGGACTGCCCTGAGGGCAACAAGGTGCTGACCCTGTTCCGCAAGGCGTTTGACCAGCGTCTCACCTTCACTATCGGCACATCCATGACCACAGGGAGACCGAATGTCATCACCTGGAACGACATCCACCACAAGACCAGCTGCACAGGGGGACCCCAGCT GTTTGGGTACCCGGACCCCACCTACCTGACCCGGGTGCAAGAGGAGCTGAGAGCCAAGGGTATCACAGATGACTGA